The Levilactobacillus namurensis genomic interval AACGGCGTCGTTTAAAGCGTAAACCTTACCGGCTTCCACTTGTTTAACAGCGTCTTGATACTTTTTACCTCGTTTGTGAGCCATGTTTGTGTATTCCTCCTTGCAAATGTGGTTGTAACGGATAAACCTCCCACTTGACACATTTCATTTTCGTGAAGTGTCCGACTATCCGAAAACTGAGCTTAACCTTCGACCGTGAAGCCCATGCTCCGGGCAGTACCTTCAATCATGCGCATAGCTGCTTCAACGTCAGCTGCGTTTAGATCTTGCATTTTAGTTTCAGCGATTTGCTTAACTTGATCCTTGGTTACAGTTGCAACCTTGTTCGTGTTAGGTTCGCCAGAACCATGTTCAACACCAGCGGCCTTCTTCAACAGCGTTGCTGCTGGTGGGGTCTTGGTGATGAAATCAAAGGAACGATCTTCATAGACGCTGATCACAACAGGAATGATCATACCAGCTTGGTCAGCGGTACGAGCGTTGAATTCCTTGGTGAAGCCCATGATGTTGATCCCTGCTTGACCCAGTGCTGGTCCAACTGGGGGAGCTGGGGTTGCTTTGCCTGCAGGAATCTGCAATTTAACTACGTTAGCTACTTTTTTAGCCACGAGACAATACCTCCTTAAGTCCGTGTGTGGTAAGTGAAGCATGCAATTTGCTTCTCCCACGTTTAACAGAATGTGTATCTTATGATACGCATACTTGAAGAGTTTACCACACTTCATACCTTCCGACAAGTTCTAATTTATCAAGGCTAGGCCTGATCGTACTTACACCATAACCAGTAGTACTGCCCGTTGCCCGCGGCCAACCCCAACCATATCAAGAACTCAATCGTTCGGCCGAACGCATACACTGAAAGTTGTCGCGCCATCAGTACCGAAACCAATAGCAACAGAACCTCGACAAAGACAATACCACTGGTCAGCATGGCCGAATGGACCTTCAACGCGATCTCCTTTTCCCGCTCATCGGATACCCAGTACATTCCCCGAAACGTCTTGATGTTCAGCCGCTGGCGCGCATACCACAAGAACCACCCGATTCCCCCGAACAACCCTATCGCTAGTGCGGCCAGCAACGGCGTCTCAATGCCCGATTGGGGAACCCAAAACGCCCCCATCAACACCAACAATTCAACGTTGTTGGTCCAAAACGTGAACCGTAAAATACGTTTTGCCCGACTCATTTCGTATCCTCCCCCTGTGTGAACAATTCATCAACCGTGGTCCCCAAGACTGCCGCCAACTTAAAAGCCAACGACAACGACGGATCATACTTATCGTTTTCGATTGCATTAATCGTTTGCCGTGTAACTGCTGTCAACTGCGCCAGTGCCGCTTGCGATAGCTGACGCTGCTTACGTCGAACTGCAATCTGATTCCGCAAGTCCCTCACTTCCTAGTGTCAAATATCTTTTACAAAATAAGTAAAACATGTTTGACATTGGTCTGCAAGGCCGTCCACAAAATTTCGGCTAAAATCGCCCCGAAACGCAAAAAACGGAAAGTTCCTTTTCAAAAAATGAAAGGAACTTTCCGTTTAACCGTTAACTTTAAACCACTGGGTCGACTTGGTCGAAGTTCAATTCGGTACTGGTTTCCCGACCGAACATATCGATGTTGACCTTGAGCTTCATCTTTTCGTTGTCCACTTCGGTAATCTTACCGACTAAGCCACTGAAGGCACCGTCGACAATCGTCACGGAGTCGCCTGGCGCTACGTCCAGGTCAGCGTGCCGTGCGGACATCCCGATGGTCCGCAGAATGGATTCAACTTCCTCTGGCAATAATGGCGTTGGCTTACTCCCTTGCCCGTGAGAGCCCAAGAAGCCCGTCACACCTGGCGTGTTCCGCACGATAAACCAAGCTTGGTCACTCATCACCATTTCGACCAAGACGTAGCCGGGGAAGGTCTTTTCCATCGTGACCTTTTCCTTACCGTTCTTGACTTCGTGTTCCTCTTCTTCAGGAACCACGATCCGGAAGATGTTGTCTTGCATACCCATGGATTCTTGCCGCGATTCCAAGTTCGCCTTAACCTTGTTTTCGTACCCCGCATAGGTGTGCAGAACGTACCATTGCTTTTCTGCTGATTCAACCATCGTTGGTGCCACTCCTTTTTGATTTGTCTAATTTCTGTGCAAAATAAAAAAACTTCGTGTACACGAAGTTCCCGTTAGCTACAATATAGCATATTTAGTCGGGTTTGACCACCGACAATTCCTTAGGCGACGAACTTTAAGCCAAACTGGACGATCCAGTCCACGATGGCGAAGAAAATTGCGAAGAGCACAGAAATGCCCACAACCGTTCCCGTATCGTGCCGGGTCTGCTTCGCGCCTGGCCAAGAAACTTGTTTCATTTCTTGAATGACCGCTTTAAAAAATCGGAATAACCGCATGGTGTTGCCTCCCTCAAAATGTGTGTCGATTCGAAGCGCTACTACCGGGTCTCCCGGTGCAGCGTGTATTTACCGCAATGCTTACAAAACTTTTTGACTTCAAGTCGTGTCGTGCGTGTCGCACTTGCTGCGATGGTGTAATTCCGGGACCCGCAAACTGAGCAGGCCAGAGCGATTTTACGTTGAGCCATCCTGCCACCACCTTTAATTAAATCCAGTTAACTCATACTGTAGTAGCTTACCATCATCTGCGCGGTGCGTCAATCATTCACCTAAGAGTCGACGGAGCTTCTGGCGGCCCCGGTGCATCGCTGCCGAGACCCGGGTCATCGATAACCCCTCCTGTTGTCTGATGGCTTGCGGTGTTAGACCGCCCAATAAGCCCCGGAAGACAACTTGTTCCGTAGGCGACAATCCCGGTAATACGCGACCCACAGCCTCTTGCGCCTCCAACTGGGTCCCCAACTGTACCCGGGTGTCGTGGAGAGTCTCCGCAAAGTAAGTGCGGTTGGCTTCTAAGGAGATGGTGGTTGCTCGCCGCTTCTGGGCCTGCGAATAGCGGATCAGGTCAAAGACCCGGTGCGTCAGATTTAACCGGTAAAAGGCTCCAAAATTGCACGAGCGGTGTTGCTGAAACTTTTGGGCCGCCCCGTGTAAGACCAATAGCCCCTCCTGTTCCCAGTCATCCCCGTCATGCCCCGGAATATAATAAACCCGTTGAAGCTTGGTGAGGACGGGACGGTAACGGTTGAACAAGAGACGAAGTGCCGGTGAGTTGGGATCCCGTTGAATCGTGGCAATTAACTGGTCATCATTAAACGTGGTCATAAAAAAGCCTCCTAGCTAAACTGAATATTCTCAGTTTAGCTAGGAGGCTCCGGGAAATGAAGCGAACGAACGTTTTACCGTCGTTTCTTCTTCGACTTTGATCGCCCAATCGATTCTGGTTGGTCCATCAATTGATCCCGTAATTTTTCCAGTTTATAGAGTTGCTGATCGTTCCAGGGGGACTTACGCACCAGACCGCGGTCCGCAAATTCACGGGCCGTCTGGTTGACCTCGTTCTTGGCCCGTTCAATGTCCCGTAACAGTTCCCCCGCCGGAATCCGCAGCGCGCCTTCCGAGAAGATGGTCCATTGCTCGGCCTGGTCACTGGTCGCGACCGTAACCTGGGTGAAGCGGGTCTGAAGTTCCTTGGCCAGCTTTTCGATATAGCTGTCGGCCGTCTCATCCCGGTTGGTCCAGATGACCTGTAGATCATACTGCTTATAACTCTTCGAGATGCCGGGCACGTACATGGCATCGAAGACCACGTAAATCTCCGCATCCCGTAACTTATGATAATTAGCCAGCATGTTGAGCAACTGGTCGCGCGCCTCCGGTAACCGATCATTTAGCTTTAGCCGGTTGAGTTCAGGCCAGTTGCCGATCATGTTGTACGCATCGACAATTAGAATATCTTTTTTAATTTCCCTCGCCCATTTCTGCTAAAAGCTTAGTGTTGTACCGGGTGCCGCGAGTTAAAGCCTTGGTACATCAAGAGTCCCGCCGCCACACTGGCGTTCAGACTTTGGACCGTGCCGACCATCGGGATGGTCAACGTCTGGTCGACCGTTTCCTTCAGCAAGCGCGAAATGCCCTTACCTTCGTTCCCGATGATCAGACCCACGGCGCCCTTGGCGTTCCAGTCTCGGTAATCGGTCCCGGCCATGTCGGTCCCAAAGATCCACATGCCCCGCTTCTTCAAGTCATTGACCGTGTTGACCAAGTTGGTCACCCGGGCTACGGGCACCGTTTCGATGGCGCCCGTAGAGGTCTTAGCAACCGTGGAGGTCAAGCCGACCGCGCGGCGCTTGGGGATAATCACACCGTGCACGCCACTGGCATCCGCCGTCCGTAAGATGGACCCCAGATTATGGGGGTCCTCGACGTTATCCAGGATCAAGAAGAAGGGTTCCTCGCCCTTCTTCTGGGCGTTGGCGTAGAGGTCATCGATACTGGCGTAGTCAAAGGCTGCAACCCCTAAGGCGACCCCTTGGTGGTTCTGGTGGTCCGTCAACTGGTCCAGCTTCTGCTTCGGCACTTCGGAGATGACCAGGTGCCGCCGTTGCGCCAGCTGACGAATCTCATCGATGGCTTCCGACTTCAACCCGCTCTGCAAGAAGACCTTGTTGATGGCCTGCTGACTGCGCAGAGCCGCCACGGCTGGGTGGCGCCCAATCACGAAATCAATCTGTTCGCGTTCTTCTGTCATTATTCCGTTCGCCCCGCTTCCACTTGTTGGATGCACCAGTTGCTGAGTTCATCGACCCGATCCTGCCGACCACTGAGGTCGAGGTAGCCCATCAAGGCTTCAAATCCGGTGGAGATCCGGTAGGTCACCACGTCAGTATTCTTGGCATGGGTGTAACTCTTCGCGTTCCGGCCCCGTTTGAAGATGGTCCATTCGTCATCGCTTAGGATGCCATCCTGTTCCATCAAGGCAATCAAGGCTGCTTGCGCCTTAGCCGAAACGTAGTGGGTCGCCGTGCGTTGTAAATGGTTGGGCTTCGCGAGTCCTTCCTTGATCAGGTGCCGCCGAATGATCACTTCGTAGGTGGCATCCCCCAGGTAGGCCAACGCCACCCCGTTAAGTTGCTGATAATCAGTTGCTGTATTTGTCATTAATTTACCTTTCGCCAACGCGTCCCTTGGGGCGTGTCTTCTAGAATAATTCCTTGATTCTTCAATTGTTCCCGAATCTCATCACTACGCTGGAAATTCCGGCCTTGCCGCGCTTGGACCCGTTCCTGGATCAACGCTTCAATGTGGTCGTCATCCAACGCCGTTGCGGCGGTTAATTTTACACCGAAGACGTCCAACAATTCAACCAGTGTCTGGCGCATGAACTCAACGGTCCCCTTGAAGACGACCGGCCGTTCCGCGTAGACGTTGCCTAAACGGGCCAGATCGTAAACCTTCGAGATCCCATTTTGCACGTTGAAATCGTCGTCCATGGCGTCGATGTAATCCGCGACTAATTGGCGTGTTTCCTGTTCCGTCTTGGGGTCGTTGCCGTCTTCGGCGTCCTTGAGCCGATAGCCCATGTTGTCGTACGCCGTCTGTAGCCGTTCCAAGTTCCGGGCTGCGGTGTCCATGTTGGTCTGCGTGTACTGAATCGGCCGCCGGTACTGGGTGGTCGCCATGAAGAAGCGCAACGTCTGTGGGTTGACCTTCTGAATCAGGTCGTGGACCGTCACAAAGTTCCCCAAGGACTTACTCATCTTCTGGTTCTCATCGCCAACCGTGACGAACCCGTTGTGCAGCCAGTAATGCACGAACGGCTTGCCCGTTTCCGCCTCACTCTGCGCGATCTCATTCTCATGATGCGGAAAGGCTAAGTCCTCGCCCCCACCATGGATGTCGAAGGTGTCTCCCAGGTAGTGGGTCGACATCACGGAACACTCGATGTGCCAGCCCGGCCGACCCGCGCCCCAAGGCGAAGGCCAAGAGATTTCGCCCGGCTTAGCACCCTTCCACAGCGCAAAGTCGATTGGATCTTCCTTGCGCGCCGTCTCTTCATCGTTGGTGTGTTGGGAAGCCCCTTCTTCGAGTTCCGCAATGTTCTGATGTGACAACTTCCCATAGTCCGCAAATTTGTGGGCCCGGTAATAGACGTCCCCGGCGACCGGGTAAGCGTAGCCCTTGGTGATCAAGGTTTCAATGAAGCTAATAATCTCTGGAATAAAATTCGTGGCGCGTGGATTGGCCGTAGCGGGTTGAATGTTTAACGCCGCGGTATCTTCCTTGTACGCCTTGATGAACTTATCCCCCAATTGGGGCACGGTAATGCCTTCCTTGTGGGCCTCGTTGATCATCTTGTCATCGACGTCCGTAAAGTTGGAGACGTACTTCACTTGGTATCCCCGGTATTCAAAATACCGCCGAATGGTATCAAAGGCGATTGCACTGCGGGCGTTCCCAATGTGGATGTAATTGTAAACGGTCGGGCCACACACGTACATGTTGACCACCCCTGGTGTGATGGGTTCAAATGTTTCTTTCTGACGTGTCATGGTATTAAAAACTTTGAGCATCCCGAGGCTCCTTTCACGTTTCTCATCAATATTAGTTCCATTGTAGCATAACCACCCCGAAACCTAGAAACTGAAAGTGGCGGAACTCACCGCGCTGACGGTTTCTTTACAAAATCATTGAAAAGGTTGACCGTTACGCCCAACTGGAAACTGGTCTTCGGTCGACCACCGTTCCGTTAAAATCCCAAGGGTCCCGGAAAACCACCGCGCTGAATCGACTTTAATTCCCGCTGAAACTGGTCCACGTAGGCGCGCAACGAGGCCGCGTCAACTTCCAGGTTCCCCGCCTGGTGACTCGCCGTGACCC includes:
- the rplK gene encoding 50S ribosomal protein L11, whose translation is MAKKVANVVKLQIPAGKATPAPPVGPALGQAGINIMGFTKEFNARTADQAGMIIPVVISVYEDRSFDFITKTPPAATLLKKAAGVEHGSGEPNTNKVATVTKDQVKQIAETKMQDLNAADVEAAMRMIEGTARSMGFTVEG
- a CDS encoding Mini-ribonuclease 3; protein product: MTNTATDYQQLNGVALAYLGDATYEVIIRRHLIKEGLAKPNHLQRTATHYVSAKAQAALIALMEQDGILSDDEWTIFKRGRNAKSYTHAKNTDVVTYRISTGFEALMGYLDLSGRQDRVDELSNWCIQQVEAGRTE
- a CDS encoding helix-turn-helix transcriptional regulator — protein: MRNQIAVRRKQRQLSQAALAQLTAVTRQTINAIENDKYDPSLSLAFKLAAVLGTTVDELFTQGEDTK
- a CDS encoding NYN domain-containing protein, with product MKKDILIVDAYNMIGNWPELNRLKLNDRLPEARDQLLNMLANYHKLRDAEIYVVFDAMYVPGISKSYKQYDLQVIWTNRDETADSYIEKLAKELQTRFTQVTVATSDQAEQWTIFSEGALRIPAGELLRDIERAKNEVNQTAREFADRGLVRKSPWNDQQLYKLEKLRDQLMDQPESIGRSKSKKKRR
- the secE gene encoding preprotein translocase subunit SecE, which produces MRLFRFFKAVIQEMKQVSWPGAKQTRHDTGTVVGISVLFAIFFAIVDWIVQFGLKFVA
- the rpmG gene encoding 50S ribosomal protein L33, whose translation is MAQRKIALACSVCGSRNYTIAASATRTTRLEVKKFCKHCGKYTLHRETR
- the cysS gene encoding cysteine--tRNA ligase, translated to MLKVFNTMTRQKETFEPITPGVVNMYVCGPTVYNYIHIGNARSAIAFDTIRRYFEYRGYQVKYVSNFTDVDDKMINEAHKEGITVPQLGDKFIKAYKEDTAALNIQPATANPRATNFIPEIISFIETLITKGYAYPVAGDVYYRAHKFADYGKLSHQNIAELEEGASQHTNDEETARKEDPIDFALWKGAKPGEISWPSPWGAGRPGWHIECSVMSTHYLGDTFDIHGGGEDLAFPHHENEIAQSEAETGKPFVHYWLHNGFVTVGDENQKMSKSLGNFVTVHDLIQKVNPQTLRFFMATTQYRRPIQYTQTNMDTAARNLERLQTAYDNMGYRLKDAEDGNDPKTEQETRQLVADYIDAMDDDFNVQNGISKVYDLARLGNVYAERPVVFKGTVEFMRQTLVELLDVFGVKLTAATALDDDHIEALIQERVQARQGRNFQRSDEIREQLKNQGIILEDTPQGTRWRKVN
- the nusG gene encoding transcription termination/antitermination protein NusG, whose protein sequence is MVESAEKQWYVLHTYAGYENKVKANLESRQESMGMQDNIFRIVVPEEEEHEVKNGKEKVTMEKTFPGYVLVEMVMSDQAWFIVRNTPGVTGFLGSHGQGSKPTPLLPEEVESILRTIGMSARHADLDVAPGDSVTIVDGAFSGLVGKITEVDNEKMKLKVNIDMFGRETSTELNFDQVDPVV
- the rlmB gene encoding 23S rRNA (guanosine(2251)-2'-O)-methyltransferase RlmB — translated: MTEEREQIDFVIGRHPAVAALRSQQAINKVFLQSGLKSEAIDEIRQLAQRRHLVISEVPKQKLDQLTDHQNHQGVALGVAAFDYASIDDLYANAQKKGEEPFFLILDNVEDPHNLGSILRTADASGVHGVIIPKRRAVGLTSTVAKTSTGAIETVPVARVTNLVNTVNDLKKRGMWIFGTDMAGTDYRDWNAKGAVGLIIGNEGKGISRLLKETVDQTLTIPMVGTVQSLNASVAAGLLMYQGFNSRHPVQH
- a CDS encoding sigma-70 family RNA polymerase sigma factor, producing the protein MTTFNDDQLIATIQRDPNSPALRLLFNRYRPVLTKLQRVYYIPGHDGDDWEQEGLLVLHGAAQKFQQHRSCNFGAFYRLNLTHRVFDLIRYSQAQKRRATTISLEANRTYFAETLHDTRVQLGTQLEAQEAVGRVLPGLSPTEQVVFRGLLGGLTPQAIRQQEGLSMTRVSAAMHRGRQKLRRLLGE